The Enterobacter asburiae genomic sequence CCAGCTGATGCGTGCGGCGGGCATAGATAAACACCAGCAGACCCGGTGCGTACAGCACCACCGACAGCAGCAGATGCATAGGCCCGGAAGCATACAACAACCACAGGCCGTAAATACAGGCTCCGACACCCACGACATAATGCGCCGGGCGTGTGGCAATTTTTAACAGATACGCACCCACTAAGAAATAGGGTACCAGAATCATCTCCGAGGCGATGGTCAGCAGGGTGTTATAGTCTGAACCTGTGAGCCAGATCAGCACCAGACAGACCTGAACGCTGATGTTGGTCAGCCAGAGCGATGCCGACGGCGCGCTGTTTTGGTTTTGACGGGCGAACAGGCGTGGAAACGCCTTGTGCGTTGCGGCCAGGAACGGCACTTCAGCCGCCATGATGGTCCAGCTAAGGTAAGCGCCGCAGACGGAGACGATCAGCCCTGCGGCAATCACCACGTCGCCCCAGGGACCGAGCATTTTCACCATCAGGCCTGCCATTGACGGGTTACGCATTTCAGCCAGCTCAGGACGCGCCACCACGCCCAGCGACAGCAGCGTCACCAGCAGATAGACCCCGAGCGCGGCCAGTACGGCCAGCAGCGTCGCGCGGCCCACATCGCGTTTATTCCTGGCCCGGGCTGAAACCACGACCGCGCCTTCAACGCCGATGAACACCCACAGGGTAATCAGCATCGTGTTTTTCACCTGCTCCCAGACGGGAACGCCCAGCGCAACGCCGCTGAAATCAAGCTTGAAAACGTCCATACGGAACGCAATAAAGGCCAGAACGATAAACAGGCCGAGCGGAACCAGTTTCGCCAGCGTCGCCACCAGGTTGATGCTGGCGGCCGTTTGTACGCCACGTAACACCAGCCAGTGGACGAACCACAGCAACACCGAGGCGCCCACAATAGACTGCCAGGTATTCCCGTCGCCAAAGAGGCGCAGCTCAGGCGTATCGGTAAAGAAACTGAGCGCCGAAAAGACGATCACCAGGTAGGAGACGTTGGCGATAACGGCACACAGCCAGTATCCCCACGCGGAACAGAAGCCAATCAGCTCGCCGAAACCTTCACGCGCATAGGTGAAAATGCCGCCGTCCAGATCCGGGCGAATGCGGGTGAGCAGCAGCATCGCGAAGGCCAGCAGCAGTATGCCGACACCCGTAATGCCCCAGCCAATGATGAGCGCGGAAGGGCTGGCGACGGCCGCCATATTTTGCGGCAAACTGAATACGCCTGCACCCAGCATTGAGCTTAAAACGAGTGCAGTCAGAGCACTCAGGCCAAGTTTCTTTTCCATTGGCTTCCTGTTATGAAAGGTCAAAATCCAGAATAATTATTTCGCTCAGGCGCATAAAAATGGTGGATCACACTAAGGCGCGGGATTTTACGGAGTGTAACGAATGCATGCAATGACGTGAGGCAGAAATTCAAAAAAAGTAACAAAAAAAGGCGGCATTGCGCCGCCTTTCGTAAACGATGTTGTTACTTGTACAGATCGGCGCTGATGGTCACGTTGTTACCACGTTCCTGCCACTGGCGGGTGATGTGGTAGTACTTCGCCCCTTTCTTCGCCGCACGCTTCGCGACCTGGTAAGAGACTTCCGTCATGTTGCCATAGTTGCCGGTAAACTTGATGCTGTCGAACGGCACCATCTGCGCTGCAGTGGCGTTGTTCAACTCTTCAATTTTGGTACCGTCCGGCAGCGTAACGGAATAACGGCCACCTTTCGTGGACTGCGTTTCGAAGAAACGGCCCACTTCAGCGCTTGGAGCAGCCGTCGTTGCTACGCCTGGAATTTCAACTTTCTTCGCTTCTTCGCCGCCTTTAGCTATCGCCGCGCGACCTGCTTCTGAATTCGCCGGGATGGCATCCGGGCTCTGCA encodes the following:
- a CDS encoding amino acid permease, whose protein sequence is MEKKLGLSALTALVLSSMLGAGVFSLPQNMAAVASPSALIIGWGITGVGILLLAFAMLLLTRIRPDLDGGIFTYAREGFGELIGFCSAWGYWLCAVIANVSYLVIVFSALSFFTDTPELRLFGDGNTWQSIVGASVLLWFVHWLVLRGVQTAASINLVATLAKLVPLGLFIVLAFIAFRMDVFKLDFSGVALGVPVWEQVKNTMLITLWVFIGVEGAVVVSARARNKRDVGRATLLAVLAALGVYLLVTLLSLGVVARPELAEMRNPSMAGLMVKMLGPWGDVVIAAGLIVSVCGAYLSWTIMAAEVPFLAATHKAFPRLFARQNQNSAPSASLWLTNISVQVCLVLIWLTGSDYNTLLTIASEMILVPYFLVGAYLLKIATRPAHYVVGVGACIYGLWLLYASGPMHLLLSVVLYAPGLLVFIYARRTHQLENALKRREMALIGLLLVAALPATWMLMG